In Syntrophomonas wolfei subsp. wolfei str. Goettingen G311, a single window of DNA contains:
- the guaA gene encoding glutamine-hydrolyzing GMP synthase, with translation MNKETVVVLDFGGQYNQLIARRVRELSVYSEMLPYDTSYEEIVAKKPQAIILTGSPASVHGGEAPGCDPRVFSLGIPVLGICYGMQLMAEQMGGKVQPSSLREYGRAVLQLTGKDEIFKGLPDEMQVWMSHGDTIISLPEGFRITASTANCPVAAISCPQRRLYGVQFHPEVRHSTYGMDIIRNFLFEICGLRGDWDLSDFISEAIEEIKNKVGKKRVLCALSGGVDSSVAATLVHQAVGEQLVCVFVDNGLLRKGEASQVIDTFAKEMKMNLVFVDARERFLAKLAGITEPERKRKIIGEEFIRIFEEEKAKLGEIDYLVQGTIYPDIVESGTSTAQTIKSHHNVGGLPEDMDFQLIEPLRLLFKDEVRLVGEKLGIPAEILWRQPFPGPGLGVRVLEEVSFEKLEILREADAIVRDEIKKAGLEREIWQAFAVLPPVRSVGVMGDARTYAYPIIIRAVISEDAMTAEVARLPWELLDIMARRIVNEVAGVNRVAYDITSKPPGTIEWE, from the coding sequence ATGAATAAAGAAACGGTTGTGGTACTGGATTTTGGAGGACAATATAACCAACTGATTGCCCGCCGGGTGCGAGAGTTATCGGTGTATAGCGAGATGCTTCCTTATGATACTAGCTATGAAGAAATAGTGGCTAAGAAACCTCAGGCTATAATATTGACCGGAAGTCCGGCCAGCGTTCATGGGGGTGAGGCTCCGGGTTGCGACCCCCGGGTTTTTTCCCTGGGTATTCCCGTTCTGGGTATTTGTTACGGTATGCAGTTAATGGCCGAGCAAATGGGCGGGAAGGTTCAACCCTCTTCTTTGCGCGAATATGGGCGTGCAGTTTTACAGCTAACGGGGAAGGATGAAATATTTAAAGGTCTTCCTGATGAAATGCAAGTATGGATGAGCCATGGGGATACTATTATTAGCCTGCCCGAGGGTTTCAGAATAACGGCAAGTACGGCTAATTGTCCAGTAGCAGCGATCAGTTGCCCACAGCGCCGGCTTTACGGGGTGCAGTTTCATCCCGAGGTAAGACATAGTACCTATGGTATGGATATAATAAGAAATTTCTTGTTTGAGATTTGTGGTCTTCGCGGAGATTGGGATCTTAGTGATTTTATTAGTGAAGCCATTGAGGAGATCAAAAACAAAGTAGGAAAGAAGCGAGTTCTTTGTGCCTTAAGTGGAGGTGTGGATTCTTCCGTGGCGGCCACCCTGGTACACCAGGCCGTGGGGGAGCAATTAGTATGTGTTTTTGTGGATAATGGTCTTTTAAGAAAAGGAGAAGCTAGCCAGGTAATTGATACTTTTGCCAAAGAAATGAAGATGAACCTGGTTTTTGTAGATGCAAGGGAAAGATTTCTGGCCAAACTGGCTGGAATTACTGAACCGGAGAGGAAACGCAAGATTATCGGGGAAGAGTTTATCCGCATCTTTGAGGAAGAGAAAGCTAAACTGGGAGAAATAGACTACCTGGTTCAGGGAACTATTTATCCGGACATTGTGGAGAGCGGTACCAGCACCGCACAGACCATAAAAAGCCACCATAATGTGGGAGGATTGCCGGAGGACATGGATTTCCAACTCATTGAACCTCTGCGCTTGCTCTTTAAAGATGAAGTCCGCCTGGTAGGAGAAAAGCTGGGCATCCCTGCGGAGATTCTATGGCGTCAGCCATTTCCCGGGCCTGGTCTGGGGGTAAGGGTGCTGGAAGAAGTTAGCTTTGAAAAACTGGAGATATTGCGGGAAGCCGATGCGATTGTCCGCGACGAAATAAAAAAGGCCGGTCTGGAAAGGGAAATCTGGCAGGCTTTTGCCGTTCTGCCCCCGGTAAGGAGTGTGGGTGTAATGGGGGATGCTCGTACCTATGCCTATCCCATAATTATTCGAGCCGTAATCAGCGAAGATGCCATGACGGCGGAAGTGGCGCGACTTCCCTGGGAACTCCTGGATATAATGGCGCGCCGTATTGTCAATGAAGTAGCCGGTGTCAACCGGGTGGCCTATGACATCACTTCCAAGCCTCCCGGAACCATTGAGTGGGAATAA
- the hpt gene encoding hypoxanthine phosphoribosyltransferase produces the protein MDLVKVEVLFDRETLKKKVAEMGKQISQDYKGRDLLVVGILKGAFVFMADLIREMEVPVELDFMDVSSYGISTSSSGEVRIVKDLEYSIKDRDVLIVEDIVDTGLTLKYICEILRNRNPRSLKIACLLDKPSRRKTDIHPDYVGYTIPDKFVVGYGLDYAEQYRHYPAVCVLKPAVYEN, from the coding sequence TTGGATCTGGTAAAGGTTGAAGTTTTATTTGATCGGGAAACCCTGAAGAAAAAAGTCGCAGAAATGGGAAAACAAATTTCCCAGGATTATAAAGGCCGGGATTTGCTGGTTGTAGGAATATTAAAGGGCGCCTTTGTTTTTATGGCTGATTTAATCAGGGAAATGGAAGTTCCGGTGGAGCTTGATTTTATGGATGTTTCCAGCTACGGTATCTCAACGTCTTCTTCAGGCGAAGTGCGAATTGTCAAGGATTTGGAATATTCCATAAAAGATAGGGATGTTCTTATTGTTGAGGATATAGTTGACACTGGTTTAACTTTAAAATATATTTGTGAAATCTTGAGAAACAGGAATCCGCGCAGTTTGAAGATTGCCTGTCTACTGGACAAGCCATCCCGGCGAAAAACAGATATTCATCCTGATTATGTAGGATACACCATTCCGGATAAATTTGTAGTGGGTTACGGTTTGGATTATGCGGAACAATACCGGCATTATCCGGCTGTATGTGTTTTGAAACCTGCAGTTTATGAAAATTAG